The genomic window ACAGTGTCGTACTAGACAGTGTTGGCCCCATTGAAGTGCCTATTGGTACTTTTGGTCAAAGTTCTGCGCGCTCATTTAATTTATTACTTGAAAACTGCCAGCAAGATGAAAGTTGTAACAGCGCTTACCCTTCATTAAAAGATGACTTTACAGCGGTTATTGCTCGACTAGAACAAGCACCGGTAAATCTTAAAATAGCGCATCCCCGTTTAGGTACAAAGACTGACTTCGTGTTAAGTCGTAGCAAGTTTATTAGTCATTTACGCATGCAATTATACTCTATGCAAACCCGTACTTTAGTGCCCTTGGTTATACATCAGGCTTTTTTAGGTAACTATCAACCTATGATTGGTTTAATTGCCATGTCAGAAGGGGGAATGGGTATGTATGTGGGGTTAACATTAAATATTGTCTGTAATGAAGACTTTCCTAAAATTACTACTGAAATGTTTGCTGGCGATGCCAACAATACTTTTGGTGGCAACGATAGCCATAGTGCTTGGCTGCAAGCCTGTCCGTTATGGCCTAAGTATGCGGTTAGCGATGATTTCTATCAAAGTGTTACGGCTAATATCCCAACACTTATTTTATCAGGAAATTTAGACCCAGTAACACCGCCGAGTAACGGTGATGAATCTGCCAAAACCTTACCTAATAATCACCACATTGTTTCTAAAAACAGTGCACATATTGTTGCTTCAACGCCTTGTGGTATTGAAATTGTTAATGAATTTCTAACAACACTCAATCCGAATGATTTAGATGAATCGTGTTTAGCTGAGTTAAAAAGTGAAACATTTATGACGCATTTAAACGGCAACCTATAAGGATATAATTATTATGATTGAAGTTAACAATTTACATAAAAGCTTTATCGATAAAAAAAATACGGTAAAAGCCCTAGATGGTTTGTCGTTTACTGCGAAAAATGGCGAGATCACCGGTATTTTAGGTCCAAATGGTGCGGGTAAAACGACGTGTTTACGTACTCTCTATGGTTTGCTAAAAGCTGATGAAGGTTCGGTATTAGTCGATGGTATTAATGTTTTAGAAGACCCTTTAGCTGTTAGGCAACGATTAGGAATCTTCCCGGACAAATTTGGTTTGTACGAACGTTTAACTGCCTATGAACAAGTGGACTACTTCGCCAGTCTTCATGGTATGCAAGGAGCGAAGAAAAAAGCGGCAATAGCGCAAATATTTAAAGATTTAGAAATGGAAGAATTGGCGCATCGTAAAACGGTTGGCTTCTCGCAAGGGCAACGGATGAAAGTCACTTTAGCTCAGGCTTTAGTGCATCAGCCGAAAAACTTTGTTCTTGATGAACCGACTCGCGGACTCGATGTAATGAGCACACGAGTTTTGCGCAATCACTTAGCCAAATTTAAAGAGAAAGGTCATTGTATTTTATTTTCATCACATGTCATGCAAGAAGTTGCGGCTTTATGTGATCGGGTAATTATTGTTTCTAATGGCAAATTAGCCGCACAAGGCACGCCACAAGAGTTATGTGATTTAGCGGGTGAAAGATTATTAGAAGATGCCTTTGTTAAATTAATTGGCTCAGATGAAGGAGTTGCCGCATGATCCAGTTTAAAGCATTATTAATTAAAGAATTAAGAGAAGCCTTTCGTGATAAACGTGCCTTGATGGTCGCGTTAAGTATGGGCTTATTCGCGCCAATAATGATTATGGTAATATCGAAAACCATGATCAAAGAAATCGTGGATAACCCGCCTATTTATGTGCAATTTACCGGCGCTGAATTTGCACCAAAATTGATTGAGAAGTTTGCCGTCAATAATATTTTACAATTTGCCGATGTACCTGAAGAAGAAAAGTACGCATGGCAAGAACGTAATATTGAAGTAGATATACCAAAAGATTTTGCTGAAAAAATGTTAGCGGGTCAGGCTATAGATGTTGTTTTACGTGCAGATTTTGGTAAAAAAGCCTCTAGTGCACCGATCCGAAGAGTCAAAGAAGTGGTACGAGAATACTCACTTGCTATCGGTTATAAGCGTTTACTGGTCAGGGGAGTTGATATTAATTTATTACAACCTATTGTTCTGCAAGAACAAGATACAGCACTTCCAACCAGCAATGCAGTGATGGTCTCGATGTTTTTAGGTATCTATTTATTGATGGGCGCTTTTGTTTCAGGGCTATCAATTGCCATTGACTCGAGTGCGGGTGAGCGAGAACGTAATGTTTTAGAGATGTTACTATGTCAGCCGGTCAGTACCCTTAAAATAGTGTTGGCAAAAATGACTTGTGCCAGTTCTATTTCAGTATTGTCTATTGTTATCATGTTGGTATTGACCACCGTTTCTGTTGGCTTTATTGATCTCACTAAAATAGGGGCAACCTTTAGTTTAAATGCCTTTAGTATTGCGGCCTTATTACTACTACTTATTCCACTATGTTTTTTTGCAACGGCTTTACAATTATTCTTTTCGTTTCAAGCGAAAAGTTTTAAAGAAGCGCAGTCAACCGTCTCTATGCTAATTATGCTTCCTGCTATGGTACCGTTTGCCATTATGATGATTGATGATAAGCCTGAATGGGTGAATTGGTTACCTATTTCAGGACAATCAATGTTGATGGAAGATGTTTTTAAGGGCTTACCTGTCGATTGGACTGTGCTTGCAAGTACCACCGCAATTACGGTGGGGATGACCGTGGCATTAGTGCTGGCACTCGCACAAAAATTAAAATCAGAAAAAGTGGTGATGTCATTAAGTTAATCTTTATGACAATACGCTGAGTTGGTATTAAGATGAATAACTCGATAGAATTAACATTACAGCAACAAGACCGCTTTCAAACGGCGTATCAACATATATTGAGTTATTCTTTGAAACGTACTGCAAATTATCAGCAAACATTCACCCAATGGATGACAGAGTATGAAAAATTACTCCGTCATATCATTACCGGATTTGAAGCAAAACCGTCAATTCAAGATGAGCTTTTTCAAGAAATAGCCCTCAATCTTTGGCGGGCACTACCTAGCTTTAGAAATGACTGTACGGTAAAAACTTTTGTCGCTCGTATTGCTCATAATGTTTTAGCGACGCATGTTGCCAAAGCAGTAAAAAGTGTCAAGGTAGAGCAAAGTATTGATGATATTTGCCAAGAGACAGAGCAAGATAAAATTCAACCTACACCCCATCAGAGCTTAGAAAAACAACGTAGACAACAACGTTTAGCTCAATCTATTAGGCAACTTAAACTTGAACAACAGCAAGTGATCACCTTAGCGCTCGAAGGCATGAGTTATCAAGAAATTGCCGATATTTTAGTGATATCCGTTAATCTTGTTGGTGTGCGTTTACAACGCGCAAAAATCGCTTTGAGTAAGTTAATGGAGGCGGTATGAACGAAGAAGATTCCCTGTTACATAAAAAAAG from Colwellia sp. PAMC 20917 includes these protein-coding regions:
- a CDS encoding RNA polymerase sigma factor; translated protein: MNNSIELTLQQQDRFQTAYQHILSYSLKRTANYQQTFTQWMTEYEKLLRHIITGFEAKPSIQDELFQEIALNLWRALPSFRNDCTVKTFVARIAHNVLATHVAKAVKSVKVEQSIDDICQETEQDKIQPTPHQSLEKQRRQQRLAQSIRQLKLEQQQVITLALEGMSYQEIADILVISVNLVGVRLQRAKIALSKLMEAV
- a CDS encoding ABC transporter permease translates to MIQFKALLIKELREAFRDKRALMVALSMGLFAPIMIMVISKTMIKEIVDNPPIYVQFTGAEFAPKLIEKFAVNNILQFADVPEEEKYAWQERNIEVDIPKDFAEKMLAGQAIDVVLRADFGKKASSAPIRRVKEVVREYSLAIGYKRLLVRGVDINLLQPIVLQEQDTALPTSNAVMVSMFLGIYLLMGAFVSGLSIAIDSSAGERERNVLEMLLCQPVSTLKIVLAKMTCASSISVLSIVIMLVLTTVSVGFIDLTKIGATFSLNAFSIAALLLLLIPLCFFATALQLFFSFQAKSFKEAQSTVSMLIMLPAMVPFAIMMIDDKPEWVNWLPISGQSMLMEDVFKGLPVDWTVLASTTAITVGMTVALVLALAQKLKSEKVVMSLS
- a CDS encoding ABC transporter ATP-binding protein, which codes for MIEVNNLHKSFIDKKNTVKALDGLSFTAKNGEITGILGPNGAGKTTCLRTLYGLLKADEGSVLVDGINVLEDPLAVRQRLGIFPDKFGLYERLTAYEQVDYFASLHGMQGAKKKAAIAQIFKDLEMEELAHRKTVGFSQGQRMKVTLAQALVHQPKNFVLDEPTRGLDVMSTRVLRNHLAKFKEKGHCILFSSHVMQEVAALCDRVIIVSNGKLAAQGTPQELCDLAGERLLEDAFVKLIGSDEGVAA
- a CDS encoding alpha/beta fold hydrolase, encoding MKIKWQSLLALSLLSFSSLLLAEDNNTQNNKEVLSLENCHLKGIKSQVQCGTLQVPENYSLPEGEKISVNFAVLPAIDSSQNKTPLMFLAGGPGQASVELAAHIFSTFGEIKKSHDIILVDQRGTGKSHPLSCDENEVRNAYEIIPEDFSPQEIKDCIAQFKGDLSQYNSENAIRDFDAVRVALGHEKINIYGGSYGTRAALVYMRLFPDALNSVVLDSVGPIEVPIGTFGQSSARSFNLLLENCQQDESCNSAYPSLKDDFTAVIARLEQAPVNLKIAHPRLGTKTDFVLSRSKFISHLRMQLYSMQTRTLVPLVIHQAFLGNYQPMIGLIAMSEGGMGMYVGLTLNIVCNEDFPKITTEMFAGDANNTFGGNDSHSAWLQACPLWPKYAVSDDFYQSVTANIPTLILSGNLDPVTPPSNGDESAKTLPNNHHIVSKNSAHIVASTPCGIEIVNEFLTTLNPNDLDESCLAELKSETFMTHLNGNL